One segment of Meriones unguiculatus strain TT.TT164.6M chromosome 3, Bangor_MerUng_6.1, whole genome shotgun sequence DNA contains the following:
- the Slc9a3 gene encoding sodium/hydrogen exchanger 3 isoform X3, with protein MWHQALGPGWKPLLLLALVLTSLRGARGFEEEPSEGGSFQVVTFKWHHVQDPYIIALWILVASLAKIVFHLSHKVTSVVPESALLIVLGLVLGGIVWAADHIASFTLTPTLFFFYLLPPIVLDAGYFMPNRLFFGNLGTILLYAVIGTIWNAATTGLSLYGVFLSGLMGELKIGLLDFLLFGSLIAAVDPVAVLAVFEEVHVNEVLFIIVFGESLLNDAVTVVLYNVFESFVTLGGDKVTGVDCVKGIVSFFVVSLGGTLVGVIFAFLLSLVTRFTKHVRIIEPGFVFVISYLSYLTSEMLSLSAILAITFCGICCQKYVKANISEQSATTVRYTMKMLASGAETIIFMFLGISAVDPLIWTWNTAFVLLTLVFISVYRAIGVVLQTWILNRYRMVQLETIDQVVMSYGGLRGAVAYALVVLLDENKVKEKNLFVSTTLIVVFFTVIFQGLTIKPLVQWLKVKRSEQREPKLNEKLHGRAFDHILSAIEDISGQIGHNYLRDKWSNFDRKFLSKVLMRRSAQKSRDRILNVFHELNLKDAISYVAEGERRGSLAFIRSPSTDNMVNVDFSTPRPSTVEASVSYLLRENVSAVCLDMQSLEQRRRSIRDTEDMVTHHTLQQYLYKPRQEYKHLYSRHELTPNEDEKQDKEIFHRTMRKRLESFKSAKLGINQNKKAAKLYKRERAQKRRNSSIPNGKLPVENLAHNFTIKEKELELSEPEEGPNNEETSGGIEFLASVTKDVASDSGAGIDNPVFSPDEDLDPSILSRVPPWLSPGETVVPSQRARVQIPNSPSNFRRLTPFRLSNKSVDSFLLADGPEEQHRPALPESTHM; from the exons TCTTTCACCTGTCCCACAAGGTCACCAGTGTTGTCCCCGAGAGTGCCCTGCTCATCGTTCTGGGCCTGGTGCTGGGCGGCATCGTCTGGGCAGCTGACCACATCGCCTCCTTCACTCTTACACCCACGCTCTTCTTCTTCTACCTGCTACCCCCCATTGTGTTGGACGCTGGATACTTCATGCCCAATCGGCTCTTCTTTGGAAACTTGGGCACCATTCTACTTTATGCTGTCATTGGCACTATATGGAATGCAGCCACGACAGGATTGTCCCTCtatggtgtcttcctcagtggcctaaTGG GTGAGTTGAAGATCGGACTCCTCGATTTCTTGTTGTTTGGTAGCCTCATTGCTGCTGTGGACCCAGTAGCTGTGCTGGCTGTGTTTGAAGAAGTCCATGTCAATGAAGTCCTGTTCATCATTGTTTTTGGGGAGTCGCTGCTGAATGATGCAGTGACTGTG GTCTTATACAATGTTTTTGAATCTTTTGTGACGCTGGGTGGTGACAAGGTGACCGGTGTGGATTGTGTGAAAGGCATAG TGTCCTTCTTCGTGGTGAGCCTAGGAGGCACTCTGGTGGGTGTTATCTTTGCCTTCCTGCTGTCCTTAGTGACTCGCTTCACCAAGCATGTGCGCATCATCGAACCTGGCTTCGTCTTTGTCATTTCCTACCTGTCCTATCTGACCTCCGAGATGCTGTCCTTGTCAGCCATCCTGGC CATCACCTTCTGTGGCATCTGCTGTCAGAAGTACGTGAAGGCCAACATCTCAGAGCAGTCAGCCACCACGGTGCGCTACACGATGAAGATGCTGGCCAGTGGGGCGGAGACCATCATATTCATGTTCCTGGGCATCTCAGCGGTGGACCCCCTCATTTGGACGTGGAACACGGCTTTTGTGTTGCTGACGCTGGTCTTCATTTCTGTGTACCGAGCCATCG GTGTTGTTCTGCAGACCTGGATCCTGAACCGCTACCGCATGGTGCAGCTAGAGACCATTGATCAGGTGGTCATGTCCTATGGCGGCCTTCGTGGGGCGGTAGCCTATGCCTTGGTGGTACTTCTGGATGAGAACAAAGTCAAGGAGAAAAATCTGTTCGTCAGCACCACTCTCATTGTGGTCTTCTTCACGGTCATCTTTCAG GGTCTGACCATTAAGCCCCTGGTGCAGTGGCTGAAGGTGAAGAGGAGTGAGCAGCGTGAGCCGAAGCTCAATGAGAAGCTACATGGCAGG GCTTTCGACCACATCCTCTCAGCCATTGAGGACATCTCAGGACAAATTGGACACAATTATCTCAGAGATAA GTGGTCCAATTTTGATAGGAAGTTCCTCAGCAAAGTCCTCATGAGAAGATCAGCTCAAAAATCTCGAGATCGGATCCTGAACGTTTTCCACGAGCTGAATTTGAAGGATGCTATTAGCTATGTGGCTGAG GGAGAGCGCCGTGGGTCCCTGGCCTTCATCCGCTCCCCAAGTACAGACAACATGGTCAATGTGGACTTCAGCACGCCCCGCCCATCTACTGTGGAGGCATCTGTCTCCTATCTCTT GAGGGAAAATGTCAGTGCTGTATGCCTGGACATGCAGTCCTTGGAGCAGAGGCGGAGGAGCATCCGTGACACTGAGGACATGGTGACCCACCACACGCTGCAACAGTACCTGTACAAGCCTCGGCAGGAG TACAAGCATCTGTATAGTCGGCATGAGCTAACACCCAATGAGGATGAAAAGCAGGACAAGGAAATCTTTCACCGGACCATGCGGAAGCGCCTGGAGTCCTTTAAGTCAGCTAAGCTAGGCATCAACCAGAACAAGAAGGCAGCCAAGCTGTACAAGAGGGAGCGTGCACAGAAGCgg AGGAATAGCAGCATTCCTAATGGGAAGCTGCCTGTAGAGAACCTGGCACACAACTTCACCATCAAGGAGAAAG AATTGGAACTTTCCGAGCCTGAGGAGGGCCCCAACAATGAAGAGACCAGTGGGGGCATTGAGTTTCTGGCCAGTGTCACTAAGGATGTAGCCTCTGACTCTGGGGCAG GAATTGATAACCCCGTGTTCTCCCCTGATGAGGACCTGGACCCAAGCATCCTCTCCAGGGTGCCACCCTGGCTGTCCCCTGGGGAGACTGTGGTGCCCTCCCAGAGGGCCCGTGTCCAGATTCCCAACTCTCCCAGCAACTTCCGCCGCCTGACACCATTCCGGCTCAGCAACAAGTCAGTGGATTCCTTCCTGCTGGCTGACGGACCTGAAGAACAGCACCGACCCGCTCTCCCTGAGTCCACACACATGTAA
- the Slc9a3 gene encoding sodium/hydrogen exchanger 3 isoform X2, translating to MWHQALGPGWKPLLLLALVLTSLRGARGFEEEPSEGGSFQVVTFKWHHVQDPYIIALWILVASLAKIVFHLSHKVTSVVPESALLIVLGLVLGGIVWAADHIASFTLTPTLFFFYLLPPIVLDAGYFMPNRLFFGNLGTILLYAVIGTIWNAATTGLSLYGVFLSGLMGELKIGLLDFLLFGSLIAAVDPVAVLAVFEEVHVNEVLFIIVFGESLLNDAVTVVLYNVFESFVTLGGDKVTGVDCVKGIVSFFVVSLGGTLVGVIFAFLLSLVTRFTKHVRIIEPGFVFVISYLSYLTSEMLSLSAILAITFCGICCQKYVKANISEQSATTVRYTMKMLASGAETIIFMFLGISAVDPLIWTWNTAFVLLTLVFISVYRAIGVVLQTWILNRYRMVQLETIDQVVMSYGGLRGAVAYALVVLLDENKVKEKNLFVSTTLIVVFFTVIFQGLTIKPLVQWLKVKRSEQREPKLNEKLHGRAFDHILSAIEDISGQIGHNYLRDKWSNFDRKFLSKVLMRRSAQKSRDRILNVFHELNLKDAISYVAEGERRGSLAFIRSPSTDNMVNVDFSTPRPSTVEASVSYLLRENVSAVCLDMQSLEQRRRSIRDTEDMVTHHTLQQYLYKPRQEYKHLYSRHELTPNEDEKQDKEIFHRTMRKRLESFKSAKLGINQNKKAAKLYKRERAQKRRNSSIPNGKLPVENLAHNFTIKEKELELSEPEEGPNNEETSGGIEFLASVTKDVASDSGAGIDNPVFSPDEDLDPSILSRVPPWLSPGETVVPSQRARVQIPNSPSNFRRLTPFRLSNKSVDSFLLADGPEEQHRPALPESTHM from the exons TCTTTCACCTGTCCCACAAGGTCACCAGTGTTGTCCCCGAGAGTGCCCTGCTCATCGTTCTGGGCCTGGTGCTGGGCGGCATCGTCTGGGCAGCTGACCACATCGCCTCCTTCACTCTTACACCCACGCTCTTCTTCTTCTACCTGCTACCCCCCATTGTGTTGGACGCTGGATACTTCATGCCCAATCGGCTCTTCTTTGGAAACTTGGGCACCATTCTACTTTATGCTGTCATTGGCACTATATGGAATGCAGCCACGACAGGATTGTCCCTCtatggtgtcttcctcagtggcctaaTGG GTGAGTTGAAGATCGGACTCCTCGATTTCTTGTTGTTTGGTAGCCTCATTGCTGCTGTGGACCCAGTAGCTGTGCTGGCTGTGTTTGAAGAAGTCCATGTCAATGAAGTCCTGTTCATCATTGTTTTTGGGGAGTCGCTGCTGAATGATGCAGTGACTGTG GTCTTATACAATGTTTTTGAATCTTTTGTGACGCTGGGTGGTGACAAGGTGACCGGTGTGGATTGTGTGAAAGGCATAG TGTCCTTCTTCGTGGTGAGCCTAGGAGGCACTCTGGTGGGTGTTATCTTTGCCTTCCTGCTGTCCTTAGTGACTCGCTTCACCAAGCATGTGCGCATCATCGAACCTGGCTTCGTCTTTGTCATTTCCTACCTGTCCTATCTGACCTCCGAGATGCTGTCCTTGTCAGCCATCCTGGC CATCACCTTCTGTGGCATCTGCTGTCAGAAGTACGTGAAGGCCAACATCTCAGAGCAGTCAGCCACCACGGTGCGCTACACGATGAAGATGCTGGCCAGTGGGGCGGAGACCATCATATTCATGTTCCTGGGCATCTCAGCGGTGGACCCCCTCATTTGGACGTGGAACACGGCTTTTGTGTTGCTGACGCTGGTCTTCATTTCTGTGTACCGAGCCATCG GTGTTGTTCTGCAGACCTGGATCCTGAACCGCTACCGCATGGTGCAGCTAGAGACCATTGATCAGGTGGTCATGTCCTATGGCGGCCTTCGTGGGGCGGTAGCCTATGCCTTGGTGGTACTTCTGGATGAGAACAAAGTCAAGGAGAAAAATCTGTTCGTCAGCACCACTCTCATTGTGGTCTTCTTCACGGTCATCTTTCAG GGTCTGACCATTAAGCCCCTGGTGCAGTGGCTGAAGGTGAAGAGGAGTGAGCAGCGTGAGCCGAAGCTCAATGAGAAGCTACATGGCAGG GCTTTCGACCACATCCTCTCAGCCATTGAGGACATCTCAGGACAAATTGGACACAATTATCTCAGAGATAA GTGGTCCAATTTTGATAGGAAGTTCCTCAGCAAAGTCCTCATGAGAAGATCAGCTCAAAAATCTCGAGATCGGATCCTGAACGTTTTCCACGAGCTGAATTTGAAGGATGCTATTAGCTATGTGGCTGAG GGAGAGCGCCGTGGGTCCCTGGCCTTCATCCGCTCCCCAAGTACAGACAACATGGTCAATGTGGACTTCAGCACGCCCCGCCCATCTACTGTGGAGGCATCTGTCTCCTATCTCTT GAGGGAAAATGTCAGTGCTGTATGCCTGGACATGCAGTCCTTGGAGCAGAGGCGGAGGAGCATCCGTGACACTGAGGACATGGTGACCCACCACACGCTGCAACAGTACCTGTACAAGCCTCGGCAGGAG TACAAGCATCTGTATAGTCGGCATGAGCTAACACCCAATGAGGATGAAAAGCAGGACAAGGAAATCTTTCACCGGACCATGCGGAAGCGCCTGGAGTCCTTTAAGTCAGCTAAGCTAGGCATCAACCAGAACAAGAAGGCAGCCAAGCTGTACAAGAGGGAGCGTGCACAGAAGCgg AGGAATAGCAGCATTCCTAATGGGAAGCTGCCTGTAGAGAACCTGGCACACAACTTCACCATCAAGGAGAAAG AATTGGAACTTTCCGAGCCTGAGGAGGGCCCCAACAATGAAGAGACCAGTGGGGGCATTGAGTTTCTGGCCAGTGTCACTAAGGATGTAGCCTCTGACTCTGGGGCAG GAATTGATAACCCCGTGTTCTCCCCTGATGAGGACCTGGACCCAAGCATCCTCTCCAGGGTGCCACCCTGGCTGTCCCCTGGGGAGACTGTGGTGCCCTCCCAGAGGGCCCGTGTCCAGATTCCCAACTCTCCCAGCAACTTCCGCCGCCTGACACCATTCCGGCTCAGCAACAAGTCAGTGGATTCCTTCCTGCTGGCTGACGGACCTGAAGAACAGCACCGACCCGCTCTCCCTGAGTCCACACACAT